In Ignavibacteriales bacterium, the genomic stretch TTTCCAATTACAATTTTCCCCTGGAATTCCAGAGGAATTGATTTAGTATCTGCTCCATGCTGAATTACACTATTCTCTTTGTAATACATCATCTGGCTTAAACCATCGCCCAGCTTATTCCTTCTGCTGTAAAGTGTTGGGCAAGGCGCTAAAATTTCAATAAATGAAAATCCTTTTTTAAGTAAAGCTTCCTTCATCGATTTTTGCAATTGCCTTACATGAAAAGCTGTCCATCTTGCAACGTAAACCGCACCGCACGATTCCGCAAGAAACGGAAGGTTGAAAGTCTGTTCATAATTTCCGTGTGGTGATGTTGATGCAATTGCACCAAGTGGAGTTGTAGGCGCAACTTGTCCGCCAGTCATTCCGTAAATAAAATTGTTGATTAGGATAACAGTCATGTCAACATTTCTTCTGGCAGCATGGATGAAATGATTTCCGCCGATAGCAGTCAGATCGCCATCACCACTGTAAACAACAACTTTTAATTCAGGATTAGAAAGTTTTAATCCGGTTGCAAAAGGAATTGCTCTCCCGTGCGTTGTATGGAATGAATCCAGGTTCATATATCCGGAAACTCTACCAGTACAACCAATGCCGGATACAATTGCAGTTTTGGTTAAATCAAGACCACTCGATTCTAATGCGCGCGCAAAACAATTTACTGTGGTTCCAATACCGCATCCAGGGCACCAGATTGATGGCATTCTATCCATCCGCAGGAAAGACTCAACCGGATTCATCGGCATAGTTTGTTTTATTAAATCAACATCTTCTAATACAGCCATTTTATTTTATCCTATAAACTTTTCTTAATCGCGTTGTAAATATCTTTTGGATTATGAACAGATCCACCACCGTGTGGCACGAGCAATACTTTTGCTTTACCAGAATTACATCGCTCAACTTCAAGAACCATTTGTCCATAATTTATTTCCGGAACAATAAAAGATTTTATTCTGCCAGCCAATTCTCTTATATATTTTTCTGGAAATGGCCAGGCAGTAATTAACCGCAAATGCCCAACTTTAATACCTTCATTACGTGCCTGCTCAATTGCCGGAATTGCAACACGAGAAGTTATGCCGTAAGTAATTACAACTACATCAGCACCATCAACTTCATCTTCTTGGTAATCAATAATTTTATCTGCATTTACTTTAAGTTTATTCACAAGACGATGAACTAATTTTTCCTGTGTAGCAACCGTCATAGAAGGATAACCGCGCTCATCGTGCGTTAATCCTGTTACGTGGATATTGTAACCATCACCAGCTTTAATAATTGGAGGAACCAAATCCTCATCCGCTTTAAATGGAAGATATTCTTCCTTTGCTCCTTCAAAATATCTGCGTGGATAAATTTTAATTTCTTCTGCAGGTGGAATAGCAACTCGCTCGGTCATATGTCCAACGCATTCATCCATCATTAACAAAACCGGAACACGGAATTCTTCAGATAAATTGAATGCCCTAATTGTAAGATCGAAACATTCCTGCGGAGAATTTGGGCAGAGAGCAATTATTCCATAATCACCATGCGAACCCCAGCGAGCCTGCATCATATCTCCCTGTGCCGGTGCTGTTGGTAATCCTGTGGATGGTCCAGCACGTTGAACATCAATAAACACACACGGAGTTTCTGTCATCGCGGCTAAACCAATGTGTTCCATCATAAGTGAAAAGCCAGGACCAGAAGTTACAGTCATCGCCTTCTTTCCACCCCATACTGCTCCCTGTATAGCAATCGAAGAAGCAATCTCATCCTCCATTTGAATGAACAATCCACCAACAAGTGGGAATCGCTCGGCAATTCTTTCAACGACTTCTGTAGAAGGAGTAATTGGATAACCA encodes the following:
- a CDS encoding 2-oxoacid:ferredoxin oxidoreductase subunit beta; this translates as MAVLEDVDLIKQTMPMNPVESFLRMDRMPSIWCPGCGIGTTVNCFARALESSGLDLTKTAIVSGIGCTGRVSGYMNLDSFHTTHGRAIPFATGLKLSNPELKVVVYSGDGDLTAIGGNHFIHAARRNVDMTVILINNFIYGMTGGQVAPTTPLGAIASTSPHGNYEQTFNLPFLAESCGAVYVARWTAFHVRQLQKSMKEALLKKGFSFIEILAPCPTLYSRRNKLGDGLSQMMYYKENSVIQHGADTKSIPLEFQGKIVIGKFVDIEKPTYLDAMNEHYQKKFGDNYKVYNG
- a CDS encoding 2-oxoacid:acceptor oxidoreductase subunit alpha, yielding MKKFVQADPSGVLAGYHFIDGDHACSEGALAAGCRFVAGYPITPSTEVVERIAERFPLVGGLFIQMEDEIASSIAIQGAVWGGKKAMTVTSGPGFSLMMEHIGLAAMTETPCVFIDVQRAGPSTGLPTAPAQGDMMQARWGSHGDYGIIALCPNSPQECFDLTIRAFNLSEEFRVPVLLMMDECVGHMTERVAIPPAEEIKIYPRRYFEGAKEEYLPFKADEDLVPPIIKAGDGYNIHVTGLTHDERGYPSMTVATQEKLVHRLVNKLKVNADKIIDYQEDEVDGADVVVITYGITSRVAIPAIEQARNEGIKVGHLRLITAWPFPEKYIRELAGRIKSFIVPEINYGQMVLEVERCNSGKAKVLLVPHGGGSVHNPKDIYNAIKKSL